One genomic window of Anser cygnoides isolate HZ-2024a breed goose chromosome 11, Taihu_goose_T2T_genome, whole genome shotgun sequence includes the following:
- the KLHL25 gene encoding kelch-like protein 25, which produces MSVSVHENRKSRTSTGSMNILLFHKASHPDCVLSHLNTLRKHCMFTDVTLWAGNRSFPCHRAVLAASSRYFEAMFSNGLRESLDDEVNFHDSLHPEVLELLLDFAYSSRIIINEENAESLLEAGDMLQFHDVRDAAAEFLEKNLYPSNCLGMMLLSDAHQCRRLYELSWRMCLVNFETVHKSEDFNNLSKDTLLDLISSDELEIEDEEKVFKAVLQWVKYDLDERKAFLPELLRNVRLALLPSECLKEALACEDLIMVDERNKLVLDEAIQCKKKILQNDGVVTSPCARPRKAGHTLLILGGQTFMCDKIYQVDQKAKEIIPKADLPSPRKEFSACAIGCKVYITGGRGSENGVSKDVWVYDTVHEEWSKAAPMLIARFGHGSAELENCLYVVGGHTAVAGVFPASPSVSLKQVEKYDPTANKWMMVAPLRDGVSNAAVVSARLKLFVFGGTSIHRDMVSKVQCYDPLENRWTIKAECPQPWRYTAAAVLGSQIFIMGGDTEFTAASAYRFDCETDQWTRIGDMTAKRMSCHALASGNKLYVVGGYFGTQRCKTLDCYDPMSDTWNCITTVPYSLIPTAFVSTWKHLPS; this is translated from the coding sequence ATGTCAGTCAGCGTCCACGAGAACCGTAAATCCCGGACTAGCACCGGCTCCATGAACATCTTGCTCTTTCACAAAGCTTCCCACCCGGACTGCGTGCTGTCCCACCTGAACACCCTGCGGAAGCACTGCATGTTCACCGACGTCACCCTCTGGGCAGGAAACCGCTCGTTCCCGTGCCACCGGGCAGTGCTGGCCGCCTCCAGCAGGTACTTCGAAGCCATGTTTAGCAACGGCCTACGCGAGAGCCTGGACGATGAGGTGAATTTCCACGACAGCCTCCATCcggaggtgctggagctgctgctggacttCGCTTATTCCTCTCGGATCATCATCAACGAGGAAAACGCGGAGTCCCTCCTGGAGGCTGGGGACATGCTGCAGTTCCACGACGTCCGAGACGCAGCGGCCGAGTTCCTGGAGAAGAACCTCTACCCTTCCAACTGCCTGGGCATGATGCTGCTCTCGGATGCCCATCAGTGCCGCCGACTCTACGAGCTCTCCTGGAGGATGTGCCTGGTCAACTTCGAGACCGTTCACAAGAGCGAGGACTTCAACAACCTCTCCAAGGACACTCTGCTGGACCTCATCTCCAGCGACGAGCTGGAAATTGAGGACGAGGAGAAGGTCTTTAAGGCTGTCCTCCAGTGGGTGAAATACGATCTAGACGAGCGGAAGGCTTTCCTTCCAGAGCTGCTGAGGAATGTTCGCCTGGCCTTGCTTCCTTCTGAATGCCTCAAGGAGGCCTTGGCTTGCGAGGACCTGATCATGGTGGATGAAAGGAACAAGCTTGTCTTGGACGAAGCCATTCAGTGCAAGAAGAAGATCCTCCAGAACGACGGGGTTGTCACCAGTCCCTGCGCCAGGCCTCGCAAAGCCGGCCACACCTTGCTGATCCTGGGAGGGCAGACCTTCATGTGTGATAAGATCTATCAAGTGGATCAAAAAGCGAAGGAAATTATCCCCAAAGCAGACCTGCCGAGCCCGCGGAAAGAGTTCAGCGCCTGCGCCATTGGCTGCAAAGTGTACATCACTGGTGGCAGGGGCTCGGAGAACGGGGTCTCCAAGGACGTGTGGGTGTACGACACTGTCCACGAGGAATGGTCCAAAGCCGCCCCCATGCTGATAGCTCGCTTTGGGCACGGCTCAGCTGAACTGGAAAACTGCCTGTACGTGGTTGGGGGGCACACTGCAGTGGCTGGGGTCTTCCCCGCGTCGCCTTCAGTGTCCTTGAAGCAAGTCGAGAAGTACGATCCCACAGCCAACAAGTGGATGATGGTGGCTCCGTTGAGAGACGGGGTGAGCAACGCCGCGGTGGTGAGTGCCAGGCTCAAGCTTTTCGTCTTCGGTGGCACCAGCATTCACCGGGACATGGTGTCCAAGGTGCAGTGCTACGATCCGCTCGAGAACCGGTGGACGATCAAAGCGGAGTGCCCGCAGCCCTGGCGTTACACGGCAGCCGCCGTCCTGGGCAGCCAGATTTTCATCATGGGGGGAGACACGGAGTTCACGGCGGCATCCGCCTACCGCTTCGACTGCGAGACGGACCAGTGGACGCGCATCGGGGACATGACAGCCAAGCGCATGTCCTGCCACGCGTTGGCCTCGGGGAATAAACTCTACGTGGTGGGGGGTTACTTCGGGACTCAGAGGTGCAAAACGCTGGACTGCTACGACCCCATGTCGGACACGTGGAACTGTATCACAACGGTGCCTTACTCGCTCATCCCCACGGCTTTTGTCAGCACCTGGAAGCACTTGCCGTCATGA